ACGATACCCTCGTTCTCGTCGATGGCAGCTCAAAAATCATTGCAAGGCTCTTATTTTTTAAATAATCCGTGACTATCCCCCTGTACCTCTCTTCCTTTAGCTTTTCAGCAAGTTTGAGTATTTCGAAGAGCTCATCCCTGGTGAGGTCGGAGATTGAGAGAAGATGTTTCATACTGGCGTTTTACTTATCAGGGAATTAATTAAACTTTCTGTTTTTGGAGGTAATGCTCTATTTTTTCTATGAGTTGCCTTCTTGTGAAGGGTTTTTCGATTATCTCTTTAGCCCCTGCTTCAAGCATTTCTTTCCCCCTGTGGGCCTTAAAGGCAGTTATGCAGAGCACAATCGCATCGGGATCCCTTTTCAGTATCTCCTTCGTGGCCGCCACCCCATCCATCTCGGGCATCGCAATGTCCATCAGGATTATGTCAGGCTTGAACCTCTCAAAAAGAGCTACTGCTTCTTTTCCATTTACAGCAACAACCACTTCATAACGCTCTTCAAGCATAAGCTTCAGAGCTTCTAGAACAGCCAGATCGTC
The genomic region above belongs to Archaeoglobus neptunius and contains:
- a CDS encoding response regulator — translated: MKWGRGIMERNLKPRILVVEDDLAVLEALKLMLEERYEVVVAVNGKEAVALFERFKPDIILMDIAMPEMDGVAATKEILKRDPDAIVLCITAFKAHRGKEMLEAGAKEIIEKPFTRRQLIEKIEHYLQKQKV